In Aminivibrio pyruvatiphilus, one DNA window encodes the following:
- a CDS encoding amidohydrolase, translated as MTALGEEKLQKYTDLRREFHAHAETGWTEFWTTARIAGILDSLGYEVLVGRNVLDLDSVMGRPSDREISGFIERALAQGADPGWIKKMDGYTGAVALLRTGKPGPVLAFRFDIDAVDVAEAQDEKHRPFREGFASMNDNAMHSCGHDAHAVIGLALAELLMDKKDSLAGMIKLIFQPAEEGVRGGKAVAAKGFLDDVDFFLGAHVGMGVPTGSVSPACGDFLCTTKFDLTYKGKAAHAGGAPNEGRNALLAAASATLALAGIPPHKDGATRINVGVLQAGSGRNVVPSRAVMKVETRGLTMDLNSYVYDRAMEIVSGAASMYGVEMSMAKMGEAVDALSDQELAGMVGEKALTIGGIDRIAPSVSLGGSEDVSWMMRAVQKRGGKAVYFVLGTDIAAGHHNEYFDIDEKVLDYGPALFAELAFSLAARK; from the coding sequence ATGACGGCACTCGGTGAAGAGAAACTGCAGAAGTACACTGATCTCAGAAGAGAATTCCATGCCCACGCCGAAACAGGCTGGACGGAATTCTGGACCACGGCACGAATAGCGGGCATACTGGACTCTCTCGGGTACGAGGTTCTCGTGGGCAGGAATGTGCTGGACCTGGACTCCGTCATGGGCCGCCCATCTGACCGGGAGATCTCGGGTTTCATTGAGCGGGCCCTTGCCCAGGGCGCTGACCCCGGGTGGATAAAAAAAATGGACGGCTATACTGGAGCGGTGGCCTTGCTCCGCACCGGAAAACCGGGACCGGTTCTCGCGTTCCGTTTTGATATCGATGCCGTGGATGTGGCCGAGGCCCAGGACGAAAAGCACCGTCCCTTCCGGGAAGGTTTTGCCTCCATGAACGATAATGCCATGCATTCCTGCGGCCATGACGCCCATGCCGTCATCGGTCTTGCTCTTGCGGAACTGCTCATGGATAAAAAAGATTCCCTCGCAGGAATGATCAAGCTCATCTTCCAGCCTGCGGAGGAGGGAGTCCGGGGAGGAAAGGCCGTCGCGGCGAAGGGCTTCCTTGATGATGTGGACTTTTTCCTCGGCGCCCACGTAGGGATGGGGGTTCCCACGGGGAGCGTCTCTCCCGCGTGCGGCGATTTTCTCTGTACCACAAAGTTCGACCTGACGTACAAGGGCAAGGCCGCCCATGCCGGAGGGGCTCCGAATGAAGGCCGGAACGCCCTGCTTGCGGCAGCATCCGCAACCCTTGCCCTGGCGGGGATTCCTCCCCACAAGGACGGAGCGACCAGGATCAATGTGGGAGTTCTCCAGGCCGGGAGCGGCCGCAACGTCGTTCCTTCCAGGGCTGTTATGAAAGTTGAAACCCGCGGCCTGACTATGGATCTGAACTCCTATGTGTACGACAGGGCGATGGAGATCGTTTCCGGAGCCGCCTCCATGTATGGTGTGGAGATGTCCATGGCCAAGATGGGAGAGGCTGTGGATGCCCTGAGCGACCAAGAGCTTGCGGGGATGGTCGGGGAAAAGGCCCTGACCATCGGAGGCATTGACAGGATTGCTCCTTCCGTCAGCCTCGGCGGCAGCGAGGATGTATCCTGGATGATGAGGGCCGTCCAGAAACGGGGCGGAAAGGCGGTGTATTTCGTCCTCGGCACCGACATAGCTGCCGGGCACCACAACGAGTATTTTGACATCGATGAAAAAGTGCTGGACTACGGTCCCGCCCTTTTCGCGGAACTGGCCTTTTCACTGGCGGCCCGAAAATGA
- a CDS encoding M20 metallopeptidase family protein produces the protein MHQELKPVIARYLDKITDLRCRIHREPELSNQESGTAALVAGVLRETGMEVIEGIGGNGVAGILRGAEDGPCVALRADMDALPMEEKTGHPCASTIKGVMHACGHDVHTAALLGAALVLSDLKDRIRGTVKFIFQPAEEANPTGGAPGMISGGVLENPAVDAIFGMHVWPSLETGTVGTKEGPLMGASDRLFLTVRGKGSHGSEPENGVDAIAIAAHVITALQTVVSRNVSPLDAAVVSIGTIRGGNRYNVIADEVILEGTVRTVSPETQEKMPSRIESIAAGVARGMGGDCEMEYVKGYPPLMNDPDLTRLALSTLSGIIGEEKIVRVEKPALGGEDFSFFSRKIPAQFMWLGCRPVEVAKEDMAPLHNNRFLPDEKAIPLGVEILVACALDYLAAN, from the coding sequence ATGCATCAGGAACTGAAACCTGTAATCGCCCGCTATTTGGATAAAATTACGGATCTTCGCTGCCGGATACACCGGGAGCCTGAGCTCAGCAACCAGGAAAGCGGAACAGCCGCTCTCGTGGCCGGGGTTCTTCGGGAAACCGGCATGGAAGTCATCGAGGGTATCGGCGGAAACGGGGTGGCAGGCATTCTCAGAGGGGCGGAGGATGGCCCCTGCGTGGCGCTCAGGGCTGATATGGATGCCCTTCCCATGGAAGAAAAAACCGGTCATCCCTGTGCCTCCACCATAAAAGGCGTAATGCACGCCTGCGGCCATGATGTCCACACAGCAGCGCTCCTCGGGGCCGCCCTTGTCCTCTCCGACCTGAAAGACCGTATCCGCGGGACCGTCAAGTTCATCTTCCAGCCGGCGGAGGAAGCAAACCCCACGGGAGGCGCTCCCGGCATGATTTCCGGAGGAGTTCTGGAAAACCCGGCTGTGGATGCGATCTTCGGCATGCATGTATGGCCCTCCCTCGAAACTGGTACGGTGGGGACGAAAGAAGGACCCCTTATGGGGGCTTCCGACCGGCTTTTTCTCACCGTGAGAGGAAAAGGCTCCCACGGATCCGAGCCGGAAAACGGCGTGGACGCCATCGCCATCGCCGCCCATGTGATCACTGCCCTCCAGACTGTTGTTTCGAGAAACGTCAGCCCCCTTGATGCTGCCGTGGTGTCCATCGGGACCATCAGAGGAGGCAACAGGTACAACGTCATCGCCGATGAAGTCATCCTCGAGGGAACGGTCAGGACGGTCAGCCCCGAAACCCAGGAAAAGATGCCCTCCCGTATAGAGTCCATCGCGGCCGGAGTAGCCCGGGGAATGGGAGGAGACTGTGAAATGGAGTATGTGAAGGGATACCCCCCTCTCATGAACGATCCGGACCTGACGAGGCTAGCCCTGTCCACTCTCTCGGGAATAATCGGTGAGGAGAAGATTGTGCGGGTTGAGAAGCCCGCTCTCGGCGGAGAGGATTTCTCCTTTTTCAGCCGAAAAATCCCGGCTCAGTTCATGTGGCTTGGATGCAGGCCCGTGGAAGTTGCGAAGGAGGACATGGCTCCCCTGCACAACAACAGGTTCCTTCCCGACGAGAAAGCCATTCCCCTCGGCGTGGAAATTCTGGTTGCCTGCGCCCTTGATTATCTGGCAGCGAACTGA
- the speD gene encoding adenosylmethionine decarboxylase — translation MSPKGFHFIVEASGCGPVISQVDRLQEILVEAARRANTQVWSVSFHRFPPDGVSGVVVISESHLSIHTWPEVGYMALDIYTCGEESKPQVAVDYVLEQIGAKQTHITEITRGLDDGDMEYYHSFVTWQEVLRRNGN, via the coding sequence ATGTCACCGAAGGGGTTTCATTTCATAGTGGAGGCTTCAGGATGCGGACCTGTTATTTCGCAGGTTGACAGGCTGCAGGAGATTCTGGTGGAAGCGGCGAGAAGGGCAAATACCCAGGTCTGGTCGGTATCCTTTCACCGTTTCCCTCCCGATGGCGTGAGCGGCGTCGTGGTTATCAGCGAATCCCATCTCTCCATCCATACCTGGCCCGAAGTGGGGTATATGGCCCTGGATATTTACACGTGCGGCGAAGAAAGCAAACCCCAGGTGGCAGTGGACTACGTTCTGGAACAGATTGGCGCAAAGCAGACCCACATAACCGAAATTACGAGAGGCCTTGACGACGGGGATATGGAATATTACCATTCCTTTGTCACGTGGCAGGAAGTGCTCAGGCGCAACGGAAACTGA
- the tal gene encoding transaldolase, which produces MTRENSIFGALALGQSIWCDFLSRELLRSGKLDEMIEAGVRGVTTNPSIFENAIGKTSDYDGDILSLVRQGKNREEIYTSLTVADVREAADRFLPVYNESAGRDGFVSLEVSPLLAHDAEGTVSEAQTLARLTEKKNVMIKIPATPEGMKAIRRCIALGINVNATLIFSREQYGEVAEAFIAGLEDRSAEGKPVSGIASVASLFVSRVDTAVDKLLASGNCGGSLAGKIAVDNARAVYMDFETLFSGLRWRSLEEKGAQVQRPLWASTGTKNPGYSPTLYVDSLIGPHTVNTIPPATLEAFLATGTVGMTVSSDREGLKHRLGELKALGISLDEVTGRLLKEGLDAFEKAYILLLEGIEKKGQSLSG; this is translated from the coding sequence ATGACAAGGGAAAATTCGATTTTCGGGGCGCTTGCCCTCGGGCAGAGCATTTGGTGCGACTTCCTCAGCAGGGAGCTTCTTCGTTCGGGAAAGCTGGACGAAATGATCGAAGCCGGTGTTCGGGGAGTGACTACCAATCCCTCCATATTTGAAAATGCCATCGGGAAGACCTCCGATTACGACGGGGATATTCTTTCCCTGGTCCGGCAGGGAAAGAACAGGGAGGAAATCTATACCTCCCTTACCGTGGCTGATGTCCGGGAAGCGGCAGACCGATTCCTCCCGGTCTACAACGAAAGCGCCGGCAGGGATGGTTTCGTGAGCCTTGAAGTCAGCCCTCTTCTAGCCCACGACGCGGAAGGGACAGTATCGGAAGCACAGACCCTCGCCCGGCTAACGGAAAAGAAAAACGTCATGATCAAGATTCCGGCAACTCCGGAGGGCATGAAGGCGATTCGCCGCTGCATCGCTCTGGGCATCAACGTGAACGCAACGCTCATTTTTTCGAGAGAACAGTACGGGGAAGTGGCGGAGGCGTTCATAGCAGGCCTTGAAGACCGGTCAGCGGAGGGAAAACCGGTTTCAGGAATTGCCTCGGTGGCCTCTCTTTTCGTCAGCAGGGTCGATACGGCAGTGGACAAACTCCTCGCTTCCGGAAACTGCGGAGGGTCCCTCGCCGGCAAAATTGCCGTGGATAATGCACGGGCAGTCTACATGGATTTCGAGACCCTCTTTTCCGGCCTCCGGTGGCGCTCTCTTGAAGAAAAGGGAGCCCAGGTTCAGCGACCTCTCTGGGCAAGCACGGGCACAAAGAATCCTGGATATTCGCCGACCCTGTACGTGGATTCCCTCATAGGCCCCCATACGGTCAACACAATCCCTCCCGCCACTCTTGAGGCCTTTCTTGCCACGGGCACAGTCGGGATGACCGTCTCGTCGGACAGGGAAGGTCTGAAACACAGGCTCGGAGAGCTAAAAGCCCTCGGCATATCCCTCGATGAAGTGACCGGCAGGCTTCTCAAAGAGGGGCTGGATGCCTTTGAAAAAGCCTATATTCTTCTGCTGGAAGGGATCGAGAAAAAAGGACAGTCACTGTCAGGCTGA
- the nhaC gene encoding Na+/H+ antiporter NhaC produces MEIERGRKPRFGEALFVLVIDALIISYGVLDIHFESGATFGLALSAHVPLFIAAVFTALVGVFFIGRKWRDVEEGMINGITVALQAVLILMTIGGLIGAWIQSGVVPTLIYYGLNLLSPQYFLLASLLICSIVSLSTGSSWSTSGTVGIALMGIGAGLGVPAPVTAGFVISGAYFGDKMSPLSDTTNLAPAVAGSDLFSHIRAMLWTTGPTLLIVAGIAAYMGGSYSGAELDSSRISVIQQMMSSEFAISKIGFLPPLLVLVLAALKVPALPGITAGMLLAAGMSLFQGVGLGDVLGALHSGYTPGLIGQVAESADIGAVNELLKGAVVFQPESFETVKEVASMLNDLLARGGLTGMLETVALILVALVLGGIMETCGFLEVLLERLMERVKSVFGLVGAVISSCVFTNMFLGDQYLALVMPGRMFRPAFEEFRKDGKGLDPKLLSRTLEDSGTLTSVLVPWNTCGAYNSGVLGVPTLSYLPYAFLNYLNPLVALLMTRLGIGVPWVDKEGSGEAAAE; encoded by the coding sequence ATGGAGATTGAAAGGGGAAGAAAACCCCGCTTCGGCGAAGCCCTCTTTGTTCTCGTAATCGATGCCCTTATCATCAGCTACGGAGTCCTGGACATCCATTTTGAGTCAGGCGCCACCTTCGGACTGGCTCTCTCGGCCCATGTGCCCCTTTTCATTGCCGCGGTATTCACCGCCCTTGTGGGCGTGTTCTTCATCGGCAGGAAATGGCGGGACGTGGAGGAAGGCATGATCAACGGCATCACCGTCGCCCTCCAGGCCGTCCTGATCCTCATGACCATCGGTGGACTCATCGGAGCCTGGATCCAGAGCGGAGTCGTTCCCACCCTCATCTATTATGGACTGAACCTCCTGTCTCCCCAGTATTTCCTCCTTGCGTCCCTTCTCATCTGCTCTATTGTGTCTCTCTCCACGGGCAGCTCCTGGAGCACCAGCGGCACCGTTGGTATCGCCCTCATGGGGATAGGCGCCGGCCTTGGCGTACCTGCTCCGGTTACGGCTGGATTCGTCATCTCCGGGGCTTATTTCGGCGACAAGATGTCTCCCCTGTCCGACACGACGAACCTTGCCCCCGCTGTGGCCGGAAGCGATCTTTTCAGCCACATCCGGGCCATGCTCTGGACCACAGGGCCCACTCTCCTTATCGTGGCCGGAATAGCCGCCTATATGGGAGGAAGCTATTCCGGAGCTGAGCTCGACAGCTCGAGGATATCCGTCATCCAGCAGATGATGTCCTCCGAATTCGCCATATCAAAGATCGGGTTCCTTCCGCCCCTCCTGGTCCTTGTTCTGGCGGCGCTGAAAGTTCCCGCCCTGCCGGGCATTACTGCGGGAATGCTGCTCGCCGCAGGCATGTCTCTCTTCCAGGGAGTAGGCCTGGGCGATGTGCTTGGGGCCCTCCACTCCGGATATACTCCGGGCCTTATCGGTCAGGTGGCTGAATCCGCCGACATAGGCGCCGTGAATGAACTGCTCAAGGGGGCAGTCGTTTTCCAGCCGGAAAGCTTCGAAACCGTAAAAGAAGTAGCCTCCATGCTGAACGATCTTCTCGCCCGGGGCGGCCTGACGGGCATGCTCGAGACGGTGGCCCTCATCCTGGTAGCCCTTGTGCTGGGAGGTATCATGGAAACCTGCGGCTTCCTCGAAGTGCTCCTTGAGCGGCTCATGGAAAGGGTGAAGTCCGTCTTCGGTCTCGTGGGGGCGGTTATTTCCTCCTGCGTGTTCACCAACATGTTCCTCGGAGACCAGTACCTTGCCCTGGTCATGCCGGGAAGAATGTTCCGCCCTGCGTTTGAAGAGTTTCGAAAGGACGGCAAAGGCCTGGACCCGAAACTTCTTTCCCGGACCCTCGAGGATTCAGGAACCCTCACCTCGGTCCTCGTTCCCTGGAATACCTGCGGAGCATACAACAGCGGCGTTCTCGGCGTGCCGACCCTTTCCTATCTTCCCTATGCCTTCCTCAACTATCTCAACCCCCTCGTGGCGCTGCTCATGACCAGGCTTGGCATCGGAGTACCCTGGGTTGACAAGGAAGGTTCCGGCGAGGCAGCCGCCGAGTGA
- a CDS encoding peptidylprolyl isomerase — MKRQIRKAFCTILVFLLLAAVPSTVAAETALMVGDEKVSTDEILYLLGLELGGSDALAALAAKEMTKEERAGFLGRVSMALLFSRGAVLKGLHLDPKIAAQIRWNQINLLANAYIASLAPRLAFGEKELKAYFEKNREKYVRKSSARIRHIFITSGEKGRSALLALLSGEDFFSVAGRFSEDPDSSVSGGEAGWAEEGTLAESLDRLVFSSPLNTVVGPVEAGAGFFIFEVLERQEGRSLSFSEAKKLITADLEKAVLAGEASSLGKRFPVVSSPDILGRFPVR; from the coding sequence ATGAAACGGCAGATCCGGAAAGCATTCTGTACCATTCTCGTTTTCCTTCTGCTGGCAGCAGTTCCATCAACCGTGGCAGCAGAGACCGCCCTCATGGTCGGAGATGAAAAGGTATCTACCGATGAAATTCTCTACCTTCTCGGCCTCGAACTGGGAGGAAGCGACGCCCTCGCCGCCCTGGCGGCTAAAGAAATGACGAAAGAGGAGCGGGCCGGTTTTCTCGGCAGGGTATCCATGGCCCTTCTCTTTTCAAGGGGAGCTGTTCTCAAGGGACTCCATCTTGACCCCAAAATTGCCGCCCAGATACGGTGGAATCAAATCAACCTGCTGGCAAATGCCTATATCGCCTCTCTCGCGCCCCGCCTTGCCTTCGGGGAAAAAGAACTGAAAGCCTATTTTGAAAAGAACAGGGAAAAATATGTCCGTAAAAGCAGCGCCAGAATCAGGCATATTTTCATAACGTCCGGAGAAAAAGGCAGGTCGGCCCTTCTTGCCCTTCTCTCCGGGGAGGATTTCTTTTCCGTCGCAGGCCGTTTCAGCGAGGATCCCGACTCATCCGTGTCGGGAGGTGAAGCCGGGTGGGCAGAAGAGGGAACCCTGGCGGAAAGCCTTGACAGACTCGTTTTCTCCTCTCCGCTCAATACTGTCGTCGGGCCCGTGGAAGCAGGAGCCGGATTCTTCATTTTCGAAGTTCTGGAAAGGCAGGAGGGCAGGTCACTTTCCTTCAGTGAAGCGAAAAAGCTTATCACCGCCGATCTTGAGAAGGCCGTTCTCGCGGGAGAAGCCTCTTCTCTCGGCAAACGGTTTCCCGTCGTCTCAAGCCCGGATATCCTGGGCCGTTTTCCGGTACGTTAA
- a CDS encoding SDH family Clp fold serine proteinase — protein MDGSSLWLYFLLIFIVFPQLKQQLVQWRRVTAIRNCEKRRGTRIITLIHRQETMGFWGMFSRNFINIEDSEEILRAIRLTSDDTPIDIIIHTPGGLLLAAEQIARALKRHPAKVTVVVPHYAMSGGTLIALAADEILMDRHAVLGPVDPQIGKFPAASILKAVEIKAVNDVDDETLILADVSRKALRQTRDLVYELISDRLGEERGMELATTLTEGRWTHDYPITVDEAATLGLPVVPNDHDSFCNLMSLYPQSASARPSVQYIPVPYPGRPSAHSRKDAF, from the coding sequence ATGGACGGATCATCTCTTTGGCTGTACTTTCTTCTCATTTTCATCGTCTTTCCCCAGCTGAAGCAGCAGCTGGTCCAGTGGCGCAGGGTGACGGCGATCCGGAACTGTGAAAAAAGGCGGGGAACAAGGATCATTACCCTGATCCACCGCCAGGAGACCATGGGCTTCTGGGGCATGTTTTCCAGGAACTTCATCAACATCGAAGACTCGGAGGAAATACTGAGGGCAATACGGCTCACGTCCGACGATACGCCCATTGACATCATCATTCATACTCCCGGGGGACTCCTCCTGGCCGCTGAACAGATCGCAAGAGCACTGAAGCGCCATCCGGCGAAAGTGACGGTGGTCGTCCCGCATTATGCCATGTCCGGAGGAACCCTCATCGCCCTCGCGGCAGACGAGATCCTCATGGACAGGCACGCAGTCCTTGGCCCCGTTGATCCCCAGATCGGCAAGTTTCCCGCGGCCTCCATCCTGAAGGCAGTGGAAATCAAGGCCGTGAACGACGTGGACGACGAAACCCTCATCCTTGCCGACGTGAGCAGGAAAGCTCTCCGGCAGACGCGGGATCTCGTGTATGAACTTATTTCCGACCGACTTGGAGAGGAGAGGGGGATGGAACTGGCAACCACTCTTACCGAGGGGCGGTGGACCCACGATTATCCGATCACGGTGGACGAAGCGGCCACTCTCGGACTGCCGGTGGTTCCCAACGATCACGACTCCTTCTGCAACCTTATGAGCCTTTATCCCCAGTCCGCTTCCGCACGGCCTTCAGTTCAGTACATACCCGTGCCCTATCCGGGCCGTCCCTCCGCCCATTCCCGGAAGGACGCATTCTGA
- a CDS encoding ATP-dependent Clp protease ATP-binding subunit: MWQFFTERGKKVVQLAHREALRLGHDVIGTEHILLGILAEGEGVAVQALESLGINLHEMKRRIEESVGKSHPILKPVDLPLSPRAKRVLDLSIREARNMGVNYVGTEHILLGILAEGEGMAAQMLQSIGVDHAQLVREVQRFLGGADSDGDRGAEPPAETGRKKGRTKTPTLDQLALDLSEKSRNGELDPVIGRTKEIRRIIQILSRRTKNNPVLIGDPGVGKTAIVEGLAQKIADGDIPEILRDKKVMQLNMGNLVAGTKYRGEFEERMRKLVKELSDARDVILFIDEIHTIVGAGGAEGAVDAANILKPSLSRGEFQVIGATTLDEYRKHIEKDAALERRFQPVHVHEPSVDDSILILEGLRDRYESHHRAKIQDDALEAAARLSARYITDRHLPDKGIDLIDEAAARARINAMETPDSLKEMEKKLEEIRREKEAAVDSQEFEKAARLRDDERKLSEDLEEERRKWRSRRNSYQPVVTGEDIADVVAEWTGIPVFQLTGEESERLLRMEEEIEKRLIGQSEAVVSVSRAIRRARSGLKDPRRPIGSFLLLGPTGVGKTELARRLAEFLFGAEDTMIRLDMSEFMEKHEVSKLIGAPPGYVGYEEGGKLTEAVRRRPYSVVLFDEIEKAHPDIFNILLQILEDGRLTDGQGRTVDFRNTVILMTSNVGAREAARGSTLGFSGGDEKDPFDWSKLKAAIMDEVNRIFRPEFLNRLDEMIVFRPLNRESMMSIVAIMVDEVVSRLSSRGIVLSVGDEVMSFLLDRGYQPKYGARPLRRTIQSLIEDRLADFLLGKGSTQGESIEAFLDEGEVNFRSIAGRKPDLAETVSK; this comes from the coding sequence ATGTGGCAGTTTTTTACTGAGAGAGGCAAGAAGGTAGTCCAGCTCGCCCACAGGGAGGCTCTTCGCCTCGGGCATGACGTTATCGGCACGGAGCATATCCTTCTCGGCATCCTTGCTGAAGGGGAAGGGGTGGCTGTGCAGGCCCTGGAATCTCTCGGGATCAACCTTCACGAGATGAAACGCCGGATAGAGGAGTCGGTCGGCAAATCCCATCCCATCCTCAAGCCGGTGGATCTGCCCCTCAGCCCGAGAGCAAAGAGGGTGCTGGACCTTTCTATACGGGAAGCGCGGAACATGGGCGTCAATTATGTCGGAACGGAGCACATTCTTCTTGGTATCCTCGCCGAAGGCGAGGGAATGGCCGCGCAGATGCTCCAGTCCATCGGTGTTGATCACGCCCAGCTGGTCAGGGAAGTTCAGCGGTTCCTCGGGGGAGCGGACAGTGACGGAGACCGGGGAGCGGAGCCGCCGGCCGAGACGGGCCGGAAAAAGGGCCGGACCAAGACGCCCACTCTCGACCAGCTTGCCCTCGACCTGAGCGAGAAAAGCAGGAACGGCGAGCTCGATCCCGTTATCGGGAGAACCAAGGAGATCAGGAGAATAATCCAGATCCTCTCGAGGAGGACGAAAAACAACCCCGTTCTCATCGGAGACCCGGGCGTCGGCAAGACGGCCATAGTGGAAGGCCTTGCCCAGAAAATTGCCGACGGGGACATTCCGGAAATTCTCAGGGACAAAAAGGTCATGCAGCTCAACATGGGAAACCTCGTCGCAGGAACCAAATACCGCGGGGAATTTGAGGAGCGAATGAGAAAACTGGTGAAGGAGCTTTCCGACGCCAGGGATGTCATTCTCTTCATAGATGAAATCCACACCATCGTCGGCGCGGGCGGGGCGGAAGGTGCCGTGGATGCCGCAAACATCCTCAAACCCAGTCTTTCCAGGGGGGAGTTCCAGGTCATCGGTGCCACCACCCTGGACGAATACAGAAAACACATAGAAAAGGACGCCGCCCTGGAGAGGCGGTTTCAGCCGGTTCATGTCCATGAACCGAGCGTGGACGACTCAATTCTTATCCTGGAAGGACTTCGCGACCGGTACGAATCCCACCACAGGGCGAAGATCCAGGATGATGCCCTTGAGGCCGCGGCACGGCTTTCAGCCCGTTATATCACTGACCGCCATCTCCCGGACAAGGGGATCGACCTCATTGACGAGGCGGCTGCCAGGGCGAGGATTAACGCCATGGAGACCCCTGACTCCCTGAAGGAGATGGAGAAGAAGCTGGAGGAAATCAGGAGGGAAAAGGAAGCCGCAGTGGATTCCCAGGAGTTTGAAAAAGCTGCCCGTCTTCGGGACGATGAGCGGAAGCTTTCGGAGGATCTCGAGGAAGAACGAAGGAAGTGGCGCTCGCGCAGAAACTCCTACCAGCCTGTGGTAACGGGCGAGGACATCGCCGACGTGGTGGCCGAGTGGACCGGGATTCCCGTGTTCCAGCTCACCGGAGAGGAATCGGAACGGCTTCTCCGCATGGAAGAGGAGATTGAAAAACGGCTCATCGGCCAGAGTGAAGCGGTGGTTTCCGTCTCCAGGGCCATCCGTCGCGCCAGGAGCGGTCTGAAGGATCCCAGGAGGCCCATCGGCAGCTTCCTTCTGCTGGGCCCTACCGGAGTGGGAAAAACGGAACTCGCCAGGCGCCTTGCCGAGTTTCTTTTCGGCGCTGAAGATACCATGATCCGTCTTGACATGAGTGAATTCATGGAAAAACATGAAGTGTCCAAGCTTATCGGCGCCCCTCCCGGGTACGTAGGTTACGAAGAGGGGGGCAAGCTCACCGAAGCGGTCCGCAGGAGACCCTACTCCGTGGTGCTCTTCGACGAGATCGAAAAGGCCCATCCCGATATTTTCAACATCCTGCTCCAGATTCTCGAAGACGGACGGCTGACCGACGGTCAGGGCAGAACGGTCGATTTTCGGAACACGGTGATTCTCATGACCAGCAACGTGGGGGCGAGGGAGGCGGCCAGGGGGTCCACCCTCGGCTTTTCCGGGGGGGACGAGAAGGACCCCTTCGACTGGAGCAAGCTCAAGGCGGCGATCATGGACGAGGTCAACAGGATCTTCAGACCGGAGTTTCTCAACCGACTCGATGAAATGATCGTCTTCCGCCCCCTGAACAGGGAGAGCATGATGTCCATAGTGGCCATCATGGTGGATGAAGTGGTCTCCAGGCTTTCCTCCAGGGGCATAGTCCTGTCCGTTGGCGATGAAGTCATGTCCTTTCTCCTGGACAGGGGATACCAGCCGAAATACGGGGCCCGTCCTCTCCGGAGGACCATTCAGTCCCTCATTGAGGACAGGCTGGCCGACTTCCTGCTCGGAAAGGGAAGCACCCAGGGAGAGAGCATCGAGGCATTTCTCGACGAAGGGGAAGTGAATTTCCGCTCCATCGCGGGAAGAAAGCCAGATCTTGCAGAAACGGTATCAAAGTAG
- a CDS encoding CtsR family transcriptional regulator, with protein MASLTRVIENYINNLFAEMDEQAVSLRRKELAEIFGCVPSQINYVLRSRFTPERGYIVESQRGGHGYIRIFRLCYDIPEEKINHIEEIVGDAITDQEAKRLLTSLQERGMIDSRERILIEVALRHADELGSTEFDVSPYKRNAIQAELLKRMLRSLALA; from the coding sequence ATGGCGAGTCTGACGAGAGTCATCGAAAATTATATCAACAACCTTTTTGCCGAAATGGACGAACAGGCCGTGTCGCTCCGGAGAAAAGAGCTGGCGGAAATTTTCGGATGCGTGCCCAGCCAGATCAATTACGTCCTCAGAAGCCGCTTCACCCCTGAGCGGGGATATATCGTGGAAAGTCAGAGAGGGGGCCACGGCTACATTCGCATCTTCCGCCTCTGCTATGATATCCCGGAGGAAAAAATCAACCACATCGAAGAAATCGTCGGGGATGCCATTACCGACCAGGAAGCGAAACGGCTTCTCACGTCGCTCCAGGAGCGGGGAATGATCGATTCCCGGGAGCGTATCCTGATCGAGGTGGCCCTCCGTCACGCTGACGAGCTCGGCAGCACGGAATTCGACGTGTCCCCCTACAAACGGAACGCCATACAGGCGGAGCTTCTGAAGAGAATGCTCCGGAGCCTGGCTCTGGCATGA